One part of the Triplophysa dalaica isolate WHDGS20190420 chromosome 25, ASM1584641v1, whole genome shotgun sequence genome encodes these proteins:
- the bet1 gene encoding BET1 homolog yields MRRAGLGEGVPQGNYVASGYSVYEEENERLQEGLRDKVHALKHLSIDIGNEVKNQNKMLGDMDSDFDSTGGILGSTMGRLKHLARGSQTKVYCYMLLFALFVFIVLYWVIKLR; encoded by the exons ATGAGGCGTGCAGGTTTGG GTGAAGGGGTCCCTCAGGGAAATTACGTTGCAAGCGGATACAGCGTGTACGAGGAGGAGAATGAACGTCTACAGGAGGGGCTGAGAGATAAAGTACACGCACTCAAACAC CTTTCAATTGACATTGGAAATGAAGTCAAGAACCAGAATAAGATGCTGGGAGATATG GACTCAGACTTTGATTCAACTGGAGGTATTTTGGGGTCCACCATGGGTAGATTAAAGCACCTTGCCCGGGGAAGCCAAACCAAGGTGTACTGCTACATGCTGCTCTTTGCcctgtttgttttcattgtccTGTACTGGGTGATTAAACTGAGATGA